The region ACTGTCTCCTGCCTTCAGGAGTCAGACTGTTGTTGTAACTAGCATAACGCACGCCTAATGAAATCTGGGGAATTATGTGGAAGTCGGCAGAAGCTCCCCACAACTTTGTGTCTACGTAGGAGTCGCTGTTAGAAACGAAAGCTCCGTTAATCCCTAGCTCTAGTCGTAAATTTCGATCTACAAGACGGTTTTGCACAACGCGCACTTTTTGCCGAGAGTCTAGGGCCTGAGCTCGCTCTAAAAATTCATTGTTGTCACCCAAAGTGTTTAACTTGTAACTTACGGGAGCATCTTCGCTCTTGCGCACCGATTTGCTTTTTGAAACGCTTGAGCCTCGTGCTTTTCTGGCTGATTTAGCAACTGACTTTTTTGATTTCCTTGCCGCGTGAGCATTTGTCCAGTTCAATGAACTGCCACCTTCGGGGCTCCAGTCAAAAGCGAATCCGAGTGAAAACGCTATTACCAAAAAGCCAATTTTTTTAAATGCTTTCATAAGTCACCTGCGTGCTTAAATTTGATGTTAAGTAACTTTAAGGGTGCAAAGTCAGGATTATCTTCTCTCCTTGCTCTTACAGCAAAGGCACCCTCTATATCACCCTCTTGATTTTTCTTATACTTGTACTGAGATGGCTTCGACTTTATTTCGTTAATGATTTTGACGACATCAAAAGTCTTCTGAGTGACATAAAGAGATCTACCTTTTGAAGTGGCTACGAGTTTGGGTTTGACGGATGGATTCACGATTTCAAACTTTGACAAATCTATTATTGGGTTTTCTTTCGACTGAATATCCTCGTCAAATATGATATCTACAAAAAGGCTCTCTTCTATATTTTTTGAGGATTGGGAGATCAAAGTAGCCTTAGTCGCTAAAAGCTCGATTTGGATGTTAAGATTATTTTTGCTTCCTGCTTCTAGTTGAATGACCGGCACATCGCCTTCAGCGATAATCTCAGCGCCGCCAGAGACGGGCTTCACACTAGATATGCTCAAACTGTTTGTCTTCTGGATAAATACATTTAAGTCTGATTTACACTCTGTCGAAGCCTGGGGCCCTCCCGCTTTGACAGCTCTCTTAATGGAAAACTTCACTCTTCGTATATTGGCGCCCGCTTCTACGGCTTGTTGAGGCGCATTAACCTGGAGCTTGTAAAATTGGATTCCATCCTTGGAGGTATCTCGTCCTTGCTTCCCTAAGTTGGGATTCCCTGGATCAGTAGAATTGGGATGGTTTGCATCCGCGGTTTGTTCTACTTTCGTAACTGAAACACTGTTGTCAGCAATCATTGTTTGACCTAGTTCCTCGTCAGAAGTTACCACAAGGTCAATTAAGTTAAGGTCCGCAAGTCCACCTAATGTGATATCCACTAGAGCACGAGTTCTCTCAGAATCATCGTCAGAAGACTGGGCCTCGTCGACTACTACAGCACTATCGGAAAGATGTATCTGAGGGCAAACTGCCAACTTTTGAGCAGTAACAACTCTTTGGTAGCCAGCCACATCATTCTGTAAAACCTCATAACCCAGTGTGGGGTTTTTGTTTTGTGCACAACCGACCACTACAAGTAGCGAAAGCGCCGGTATAAGAGGCTTAGCAGTCTTTAGTTTTAGATTCAGCATTTTCGAAAGAACCGAATCACTGCAAATGTTGACACTAAAATTTGCTTTTTTCATCGTGTACCTCACCTTATCCCATTCTCTTTAGAACAAACGGGTAAGTTACGCTCACTTTGACATTTCCTTTTGGCTGAGGAAATCGCCATGCCCTAAGTTTATTAACAATGCAGCCTTCGACCTTAGAAGAATCAACGCTACTACTATGAAGCTTCGCAAGGCTCACGCGCCCATTCGGTGAAATTTCGAAGTAAACCGAGACTCTTCCGTTCATTGAAGGAGCTGACTGAAGCCCTTGTTCATAACAATAGATAACTTGGCCAAGATTTCTTTGAACGACGGCATTGATTTGATCCCTGTCGAGTCCACCTACAACTGTTGCCTCTTCGCTGAGCGGTAAGTAGTAGCCGCCTGATCGGCCAGCCATCCTAACGGACCCGTATCCCTGCTGACCGCTACCAGCGCCGCGCGTACCTATACCATCGTAGCCAGCAACAGAACCACTTGATCCTACGCCTGAGGAAACTAGACCCTTGCCAACCAAAGCTCTTGCATGCCCGCCCTTCGCTTTTGCGGAATCAAAACCAAAACCACTCGACTTAGACTTAGTGGCGGACTTTCCACCCGACCCAGTAGAGTTTGGTGAGAACCCGCCAAGTGCAGCCAATGCACCCATTCTCTTAAGTTGATCGCCGGTCTTTAGTGTTACCGTCTTTCTGACTTTGCGCTTGGTAACTCGCGCTGTCTTAACGACTTTGTTTTGTTTTGCCACCTTCACTTTTCTTTTCGTTTTGATAATTTTTTCTTTTGAGACACTCACCGTCTTAACCGGCTTCTTTACTTCTTTCGGCTGCTCAAACACTGTAACTATTCGAGCTTCTGGCATCGCCTTAGGCTTAAGAAGCCAACCAAGCATAAATATAATCGCAAGACTTGCTGCAAATACTGCTGATGTTCTCTTCATAAAGAACAGCAGATCTTTCTCTTCCTCTTCTTCTTTGGCTTCTATGTGAGCCTGTGGCTGAGAAGTTACTTCTGAATACTCAACATGGCCCCATTCGCCCTTTAAAATGGGGTTCTTAGCAGTCTTTTTTAGGCCACCCAAGTCCACGTATTCAATACCTTCATCAATAAGAAATTTAACATTGGATACGAACTCAATTCTTCGATTGTCGAACCGATAGATGAGATGAAGACTAGGAGTGTTTTCTTCTACAACTCTCGTCAAGTCACCTTGCGAATTAAAGAGTTGAAACCGTTTGCTATTCATCGCATTCCCTCAGTGAGTTCAATTCGGTCCGACAGGCTGGTACGATAATCCACAAGGTCGATAAGATTCTTTGATTTTTCAATTCCAGCGGTTGCTCCAAGTGGGCTTTGATAGCGACCACTTGCAGTTAATCCATCGAATACGAAGTTTGTT is a window of Bdellovibrionales bacterium CG10_big_fil_rev_8_21_14_0_10_45_34 DNA encoding:
- a CDS encoding outer membrane beta-barrel domain-containing protein, with the protein product MKAFKKIGFLVIAFSLGFAFDWSPEGGSSLNWTNAHAARKSKKSVAKSARKARGSSVSKSKSVRKSEDAPVSYKLNTLGDNNEFLERAQALDSRQKVRVVQNRLVDRNLRLELGINGAFVSNSDSYVDTKLWGASADFHIIPQISLGVRYASYNNSLTPEGRRQFDEAVRRQAIGDDYIRPDVDFPLSSTMGVVTFSPLYGKLNFFNLGVTQFDIYGLAGYGQMTLNSGASNTWTAGGGVGVWWNNTFTSRVEVKHQSYEDQIISGTRTQGTVHFSLGVGVLL